The region GCTCTTGCTGGAAGTCGGTATTTATCTACATTCGAGGcggcaacaaaacaaaatcagtTCCATTCGGTATTTCTCGGCGCGCGGACGCGAATCGAAGAGAAACCCCatacaaattataattaaaagttcaGAAGAAGAGGGACCTGCTCTTCGCGACTACAGAACTCACTCCTGTTCACTCGGTTCTTCAGAAAGTATCCCAAAGATACGTTAATTTGTGTGATCGGACTGCTCCCAGTTCATGTGTGGAATATGTATCTATAAGATACCAGACAAAGTGCGGGCGGGCAATGCAAGCGAGGTGTTCCCGAGGAATTGTAAACAAAGAAGGCGGCGCAACGCATTGACATCCAAATCCACCGAGATCCAGCAACAAGTTCTAGGGAAACCCAGGGTAAGTGAGCGATTCTGCTGGGATACATTTTCTAGAATCTCTGACGTGTTCCTCCTGTCAGTTTCCGTCGTGCACTGATAACAAAAATGGGTCTTTATGAGTGGAATGTGGGCCAGCTGAATTGAATATTCGATTTTGATTAGGGAGAAATGCTGTGCTGCGACAAATACTGAACTGATTTCGTGTGCTCGCACATATGTACACAAGTATGTGTACTATATGCACTTGTTGTCACCACATGGCGATTCAATTGACCGCTTGTGCCCCCACATATTCCCCATTTCCTCGAGTGATTGATGCCTTTCCCTTCGCCGCTGGCGATAAGCCTCTAAATATCTGGACTCGAAAAAGTCTGTGCGGTCATAGGCACATATATTTCAACGGCCGTCTGGGTGGGTTTACATAATGGGGGACTAGGGGGCGACACAAGGAGGAAGTCCGCAGTCACGTAGTCAATTGTCGGCATTTGTTTTGGTTGCGTTTCTTGTGCACTTCGTCTTAAGCTTCATCTCGCTGCTCTCTGTTGTGGTGCGACCGAAATCAACCCCTAAAAGGGGATGGAACCGGTCCTGGCAGCGGTCCTGGAACTAGTTCCCCCAAAGCGTTGCCAACCATGTGAAAAAATATGGGCTTCCCTTAAGTAATAATAAGAAGtacataatatttaaaactattttgtatcatttcatattattaaagtttatttttggttcaattaaattataaacttaaatatGGAAAGGGTCTAACAGAAGAAACTGTTGTTCTGGAAGGTATTTCAAAATGGTTTGTGAAAAGGataattttcttttgtagGGAAATTTTAGACagtgtttttttctgtttattatcttcttttaattttaagcaaacaactttcaattatttatagtatattttacaataattaACTTCAAAGGACACTGAATACCCTTTTCAAAGTCAAGGATAAAATGCCTCTTAAGTTAACCCCTATTTACCCCGGACACAAACCTCGTTTAGCATCCCCCATTAGCTGATATTGCTTATCTAATTGGAGACACTTCACCAATTAGAGCCTGATTGGGCTGATTAATGGGTGTGCGtatttttcaaaacacaaACGGCTGCAAAAGCTTAACTTTACTTGCGAGTTAGGTGTGctaatttatgaaatatatagttCAGCCACGATCTCGTTCGTTGGCTTTTGGGCTGCAGGCCCATGCGATCGGTATTTGTTTGCTAATTAGTGCGGCAATGACAACCGGTTGGCAATAATAGAGATGGATGCGAAATCGAAAGTGGCCGCCCGACAAAACGAAAACCCCCTCCACAGCCAAATCCATTTCCAGGTGGGCAATGCAACGAAAGTGATGACAAGGAGACAGCCATTTGGCCCACTTCCTTGTCGGGTTTTTCTTTTCCACCTTCTTTCCCAGCTCATCTTTCATAGATTCTGAACCGGTTTGATATTGCGATTTCCATCGGGGCACGCCGCTTATGCTGCTTTTCAAGGtgaattgtaaaatttatgtGTGCACACGCTTCATGACGGCATCTGTCTGGTATGAATCCAGTGCCATGGGTTAATGCTGGGGGCCAACGGGTGTTAAGGGGCCCGGGGGACGAGCTGTGAACATTTGTCATTCATTACTAATTAGCAAACTCGCCGAATGCACTTGAACTACTCCCGCCGAGTCCTTCCTTCCTGCCTGCTGAATATTTAATACGGATGCCATTTTCCCggcacagagagaaaatattcgtaaaaaataatagtacaAAGGTGACCAGAAGTATGCAACGATTTATTTTGAACCCTAAATTCTGTTTTAAGGCATACTTTGGGAcaccttttaaaataatttaaaatgtataatgatTTATGTGAAGTAACCGTTGGatattaaagttattttaagtTTTGATTTGAGTCATCAGATTTTTTCCTtcataagaaattaaaattgacaTCTGCCACTGtcacaattaattttttcgccAGTTCTGGGTTCTTTCTTTGGGCTTTGCGGGGTTAGACAAAGTTGTGGCAATCAAATTAACGCTTATGGAATTGAAAAGTTTGTGCCCTGCGAGTAGAACTTTTGCTAGCAGACAAATCACATTACCCCGAGCCCAAGTTCGACCCCAAGTTCTTGGGGGGCAACTGCAACATGTGGCCGGAACAGTGGAACACTCTTGGCCCGGCCAACTCAATTACACTTAACCAAATTGTTTGCATAATTTGCACAAACTAGGCAGCCCGAGCCATGATTTTGCCACTCAGAACTCTTTTTGCCCGTCTTTTTTCTCGTATGAGCAGAGTGGAGAGACCTCATTCGGTGGTTGGGCAAAGTTTGTGCCAATGATGATGGTATTAAAGGCCATAATGATGATAAAGTGGTTGTGGCGAGGCGCGTCTAACGAGGTCCATTAAGTCGGTGAATTAAAGAAAACTCGGAATCAAATTACAGTGCCAGCGAAGAAGCCGACGAGGCGATTCGATGCGATTTTAATTATGCATTCGATCGACGAGCAGAGCCACGccaattggccaaatttatcgGGGAAGGGGTCGAAAGGGAGGGGTTTCCCGCGGAGGAAGCCGTACCCTCGGTGAATTCCATTTCGAATGGGCAAATGTCACAGCAGACATGGGAAATAAAGAGGAGTCCGCGTTGGGGAAGGTCAGTCCAGGGGCTGGGGGCCTGACATTTAGCAGATGGAAGACTTCGGTGGCAGCAGTTTGGCGACTTCGTGCCACATTAACAGTACTGGCCCAAAGAGACAATGTGGCCAACAGAGCTCGACAATTTCCACGAGCTTGCTTAAAGTTCGCAAATGCCAGGGCTCAAAGAGCAGGTGCAGAGAGAGAAATACCTACTATTACTAGTATTTGCCGGAGATCCGCAAAAGTAGTTGTGactgtaaaataaatacttccaatattaataaatgattGGATATATcttagttatttaaaaaacatctcttcattatttctttaataaGCAAATCATACTATTAATTCGCTTTTAATTAACCGCTTAATAACATTGCCTCAATAATCAAGACACAATCGATTCAAAATTGAAAAAGCtccacccaaaaataaattcaagttTGGCTTTCGCATCATTAATTCAAGAAAACGTGTTCCCAAAAGACAATCTAAGAAGAGCTAGAAAAGTCTTGAGACAATGCCAATTTCTGATAAATGAgttgattaaatattttcaaattagaCAAATTTATACTTGGGTTTGAGCGCTAAACGTTAATTTCATGCACTTCCAagaaatgataaattaatgGCCCCCAAAACAAAAGAAGTGATCCAATGAAACACATAAGATTCATAAGATTTGGTTAAGTTTTCCCCCacaaaagataaatatttataggtttCAAAATGCTTCAGCAAAGATTAAGTCGAACGTCACGTTGGAAACTTGTTTTAAAATAGTGTCTTAAAGAGGGATTTTATGATGCTTAGATTGAAATACTCAATCATTACTCAAACATTTCTGTGAGTGTAGCAGATAGCTTTGTTTTAGCCCAAATTGGCTGCGGATGCACAGTTTTTAACCCGCTTTCGGTGGCTCATAAATGTCAGTGGTGCTACTGGGCTACTGGTGGATGAGTTATGGTCTTAGCCCCGTCCATCTCGGAGTCGCTGCAGCAGCTTCCTCGACTTCACCGGTCATAAAATTGACGGACGACATTGTGGGGGTCACGATGGAGCAGCAAACCAGCAGAGCCACTATCCACCTGCCAATCGGCCTTGCCAACGCTTCACACCCACCAACCACCCACTCAAGCGGGCCACCCGTAGCATTTACACCTGAATAATGATGTCGTGTCTGCTCAAATTGTCCCGATGCATTTTATAGAATTGGCGCCGTTTGCTGACAGCTCCATTTGAGCAAAAGTGCCGCAGTTCGGCGGGAAAGACGGGGAACAGCTTCCCAGGAAGCAGGTGAATATGCTGCTCCCGATAAGCGAGCTGCCATTGGCGGGGCAGGTGGCACAGTGAGGCCTCCGCACAGTGGACAAATGCTCTGACAACGGGGCTACCATCTGGTGATGAGAAAGATACTGGTTGTGCACTTTAAAGTCTGACCAAAATGTGTTTTAGTTGTATTTCCCCCTTGAATAGAGTGAGGTCAGCCCGAACACTAAGTACCTGTCTTCCCCCATCCAAGCATCACTGTTCTGGCCAATACTATATGGCCAACCAGGTCACCGTTCGAAACTTTTCCATGTGGCAGCAAGGACACTTTTTTGCCAGGCAGGAAACATTTGCTGACTGGCCAGATGCGATGCGAGTAATGCTAGCTCGCCGTCACCCGGCACAAAAGTATCTGCGCATCTGTATCCGTGGAGCAGCCAGCCatctccattttcatttccatttccatcgCCGTTGTCGTCGCCACTTTTCGCAGTCAGTCAGTGGGTCGAGCATTGAGCTTAGTCAGCGTTTTGCacacaaaatatttcataacttaATTGCAGCTGGGCGCAAGATAACAGAATTTGTCGAACAAAAGCCGGCAGcaaattcattttcatttctccCCGCGCTTTTCCTCATCGGGAAAGCGCAGTAAAAATGCCTGCAAAAAGAAGAGCGTTGCATAAGGCACAGAATACACGCAAGCCAAAAAAGTATAGAAAAAATTGCTGAGctagctcttctgcaagttgGTTGGTTGCTCGAGGGGCGGACTGTGAAATAGAGGCGTGGCCGGCGTGGAAAATGCAATCCGCTGGCGAAAGCCCAGGCGATTGCAACACAATTCGCACCGCAAGAAGTGCAAAAAGCGATGGTGATGATGAGGCGTGAATCGAAATTGATTGGGAGATTAGTTGCCCAACTGGCCAGAAGAAGATGCGATGAAAGTGGGGAAAAGCCCCGTCTTGACTGGGCTCGAAATCGAATTTTCCTCGGCCATGCGTTCATTTTCGTAACCATATCAGCTTTCTGCTCTTTTCCGCTCGGTTGGAGTTTGTAATTTGCTGCCAATTAGTTTAACGCAAAATCCAATTTCGGTCTTTAGTCGGGGAGCATCCTCTGGCGAATTTCTGGCCATTCCGCGACTTCAGCCGCAGTCTATGGTAATTAGAGCTGCCTGACATTTCGCGATCATTTAATCCAGCTTTCTGACAATTTTGTGTTTTGCATATTTCGAGTATGCGGTTCGTTTGTATTCCACTCCGGCTTTGTGGGCCCATCACTTTGATCGACCAGCAATGTGCGTAATCCCGAGCTGGAGGTGCAGACAACTTGGCAGGTGCTTGTGCATAAAAAGTGTGTATAAATATTGTATAAATATTCACATAGCTTTATTGCCCTTTTTTTGGGTGCTAACTGCAGCGCATAAGCTCGGTCGAAGTcgtaaattatagcttttattgaattgaaatggaaTTGAATTTAACGACCCGcgcttatttaattttttaacgtCGCCATAAAgatgttaaatttaatacggCCGAATTACCGCTAATACCCTGACAGTTATAGTTGAGATTACTTAAAAGCCGACACAATGTGACAACCATCTTAATCCCGATTATCTTCACCTTTTTTGTTAGAGGTGTGACACtgattttaattggtttttttaACTGCTAGTTTTAGAACATAAAGGGACTTACAATTTTAAGATACTCTAGATATCATATCATTGATATTTAGCTAAAGTATCTACCTAAAATGACAAGCAACCGAGATTTACTTGGGTAACATAAACGCCTACTTACAGGTAGAAATACCTTAAAAATAAGATACAAACTccctataaaaatatttacgtgtcaaaaactacaaatattttcgtatGGGTGGTCTCATCTTCCGGCTGCTTTAAATTCTTTGGCTGAAATGGTGCAACATTTGCCTCTGTTGCACTGGAATTCCTGCACATTAAGCAAATAATTCGTTTCGCACTTTATGGAGAGCATAAAACGATCGCCCGGAGTTCGCTGAACCTGTCGAAGGCAGAGATTCCTCATTCCTGGCGAACTGCAGatgaaataatatttgcatttcaataaGTTTGATTGTGTAACGCTCTTTGGTTTGGCTTGGGAGAACCGTTAAGTTCGGTCATCATCGCTCACGATGAAAGGTTTTTTTGTTCGGGTGGCCTGCGCTGCAGCGACGCGTATCTGTGAGAtacatttgcataaataacgGAGTTCTTTGAACCCCAATTAATTTCCCGTGGAGATGCAGGGCTAGAACTAGCCCGAACACTATCTAGAATCAGGAACGCCGTCCAAAACTGGAAAGTTAAATGGAATCGAACGACCGGCCCGTAAATTTAATAGCCGCTGCCCTCGTTCTGATCAGAGATTCGAAACTTCCCAGctagaaatggaaatggacaTAGAAATAGATCTGGATTTCAGGGGGCAGCACATAACCGGTCTGGGCGagattatttaatatttgctgACAGCCGCGCTGGCTCTTAACACATGTTCGCTGACATAAATCGACTTGCCTTCGCAGCATCCATAATTCCGGCCAGAAGTGTTGGCCAAAATGCCGCATATTAATTCAGATCCTATCTTCTGGTGACTGATTAATGTGAGCAATTACCTGCTCGAGTGCGAGTCCGTCTTGGCTTGCCAGAATTAATTACTGCTGATTAATTATTCAGCGCCCACTTGGAGGGGCACGCATCACCCTTAATTCGTCCTTGTGGTTTTTCGGAGCACTTTTTCGGCCCACCCACCCACTGAGCCGCCGCAGACGAACATGCCATCCTCTTCAGTATGCAAATTGAGTGCGCGTTTATCTTAAAGATGCGAGTTAACAGCGCGCGGCTaattaatatcaattaaaatttattggcaCGCTAACTGAGCCGCAATCTATGCAGTCCCGCCTCGAAAACGGAACTGGAAACAAACTCGAATTCGCTGTTCCTGTCAGCTGAAAGCTGATTGAGGTACATTGGCTCGAAACGATTTGGGGGTCTGGCCATATATATGAAACTCGATACAGCATGAGATACAAAGGCCACAAGGCGGTTGGCAAGGTGAACTTACATGTGCATGACGGGTTGTTTAATGGGGTTTCCATTTCGGAGTTATTATGAAGTAATATGTActtgatattttaaatattttcatgaGAAAACACCGAAGAAACAGAAGTAACAATAAGATTATGTTGCATAAAACAGAGAATTGTAATGGCCCACTTTTTTCATTGAGTGATATAAGTAGAATGGCATGTTAAACATTCTTCGAATAGTTTCATATGCAAAGTGAGGTAAAGtaggtatttaaaattgaatatatTCTCGCCCCACTTTTGGCTGTGACAAATTCTAGCACATTTGCCAAAGGAAATATTCCAGAGTCAATAAGGGATGTACATATAAATTGCAAATAGCTGCTGGCAGGGGGAAAACTGGCACTTAAAGAGCATTTCTCCGCTCTGTGGAGTGTCATTGAATGGTTTTGGACCCGTTTTATTATTGTCGTCGGCGTGGAGGGGCGCAGTAAAGCAAACGCCATAAAACAATCCGCTGGATGGCAGGTCAAATTAAAAAACgctcattaaaataaattgccaAATGCCCGAAACTCAAGCAGCAGCTGCCcctgccaaaaaaaaatgaacattcTGTGTTTCAGCTAGCTCGGTAGCGATATTAATCAATACAAAAGTCGATGTCGATTTCGAGTTCAGTGAGCTCAGGGGTTCCTGCTTACACATGGCTGGAGATTTAAGGCCAAAACCGAATGCTACAGCTATATTTTCGATACCAGTTAAAGCGCATTTTAAATACAGATCTCTGTCCTTTTTGCAGATTCAAACATGGCAGCGGACTGGCGATTGATGCTCCTGCTGGGAGTCCTGCTCTTTGTGGGCGGACCTGTGAATGGCGAGGTCTACACAGCCCTGGCCGAGATGGAGGAGCTTCTTGAGACTGAGTCCGTGTTGATTACAAACCTGGAGGGCTACATACGCGTGCAGGAGAACAAGCTGAACTTCCTCAAAAAGTGAGTATCCCCTTCCGAATTCACTGCTCCTAATTGGGCTTAGTAACCCAGAAATGAATTGGGAAGCCCTTCCTTTAATGGGTCGAAAGTTGCATTGTTGAATCTCACAATTTGCTTTCTAATAAACTTTGTTCGGCCAATGCTTGTAAAGTCCCACATTCCAAAacctaattaaatttgaaaatgaaaatgtgcATTTATCTACCATGTTTTGTAATTAACCCATTGGGAgcgtttaatattattttacatttgcCCATAACTAAAGGGAAAACTCAATCACTAATTAGTTGCTTTGtttacaaataaacaaaaaacacattcTCTTTCCATTTAATTATGCCTAATGAATTTGGCCTTTCGATATGCGGCGTATTGTTACAGCTTTGCTTGAACGGTAACTTTAATAATTGgtttttataatgtttaaagCAGAAATTGTAATAATTGTGAAGTAGTTTAGCAGGGAGTCCAATTGAACCTATTTTTGCTGTCATGGTTCTATAATGTTTTTAGCAAACGAGATTATGTGATTGAGCAAATGTGATTATTCTACTTGTGGATAAATGTGTATTTTCAGAAGTCACTCAAATTAATCATAATGAAATGGGTCAtttgaattatatattatatataatacattttatatatatttaaaagttgaGGGGAGGAAAAAGGGAAGAGGAGtaacaaaaatgtttagatacacgttgaaataaaaatacaagaatGCGGTTTAATTTATTCAATGCAACAGCAGTAAGTTAAATGGATGATACAATCAGTGAATGCAAGGTTGTATTTTCTAGTATATTTTATGGTGTGCATCTTCTGGCGACTTTAGAAAGAATACCTCTATGAGGCCAGCTCCAGCAGACCCCTATGCTGTTTAGCATAAACACTTCTTATGCAAATGGTGGCAAGATGTTGCTAGATCGTAAATGGGAGACTTGAACGAGATTCAGGTAGTCGCCTGCATTCTGGTAATTACTTTTGCCACGTGCGAGGGGCAGCTGTTGCACGCACCTAGTTCTACTTTATATAAAGATAGGTATCCGCGTCCGAGGAGGCGCCCCTTGCACACATGACTGCAGATACATATCTTTCGCTTATGTGGCAAGGGGATCTGTGTGGCTCACATTTGTACATAAGAACTGTCGGCGGAAATAATATGGGGGAGGGAGAGCGGGGTGCAGGATGCGGTGAGGCAACTCCCCTAATCAAATAATGCCAGTCGCACTCGGGACTCAGGACTCCGGACTCAGGATCTATCTGCTGCGGCTGTCCTGTTTCTGTTCctgtttctgctgctgcatttGTGCCTTGGCTTTGTCACAACAAAGGACGAGACAGGATCCTCACAAATAGCAAACAGCTGACAGCTGTTATCCTTGTACGCTGTCATTGCCCCCTGCCTTGCGTATCTGCAGCCGAGTATCTGCCTATCCGTGTATCCGAGTATCTGCGCATCCTTCGGATGCAGAATCCCTTGTCGCGTGCCGGCTGCCGGCGCTCAAAATTTAATGCCTCTTAAATTCTGCCACTGGCCAGCTGTTGGTGCCTCCAATTTCTGGCTAATCCGCTTGACAGTCGCCCTGCGGCGGCGCTGAtttgcttttggccaaaaggcaATTAAATTGGCCACCACAAAAGGCCAGCACGGAGCTCTTGCGTCCAAACATGCCCAGCTTAAAGGCATATATGCATCGTGGGAGGTGAGCTCCGGATGAAGTTGGCCCCCGGAACACGACGTACTCCTCCGTTTTCCTCTGGCAACCAAAAATGTAACGGTCGCTTGGCCAGACGAAAATCAGGGGAGTGGCTGCCTTTAGGGAAGGTTTTCGGTATGCACAAACATCGGAGCTGAACAAGTATTTATTTTGGGGCAAGGATACGCACCTGAAATACCCCTCACTGCAACTAATCTCTTAggtgttaaaataaaatttggacTGCCCTAAAAGAATAGGAACTATTTACTCAggttaagaaataaaaagattgAAAGGTCATCCAACtcaagtatttaataaaaaagttgaaatacattaagtttgctttttaaaatgttatgcatcttaaaatttattgggatttcttattaacttttttccatttcattcttgttattttaatattttttgatgaaCCAAATTGTGCTGGTAAGATAGAATGGAAATAGTAAAACTTGATATGCGAATGGGAGCTCTATTTAACGACGACACATTTATGGCAAAAATATGTGCATATTAAACTAAACTCTTCTCTGAAAGCATgcattttaagtttatttcgtCATTCAATGACTAGACAAAAACTtgaaaagctttcaaaaaaactaagaattttaataaacttatGAGAAGAGAAaggaaaacatattaaacagTTTAATAACAAAGAGGAGCAACTAGTTCCTATGGCAAAGCGCCAAAAAGAATATATTCATATTGGGTAAATGGTGTCATATGTGCTGATATCTGGTTGTATATAATGCCATCACATCCATCATACCCTTACACTTTCCTCGCAAGCGGTATCAAAACGGAATTAAAGCCGCGAGGGAGCGCATATGAGTTGgtaaataagaattaaaaacGCTGATAAACGCCGGCTGCTCCTGCAGTTCGCCAGGGGTTTTCGGTTTGTAGTTGAAATGTCTCAGTTGGAAGTGAAAGAACGAGAGCCGAAATGGGTTTCAACCCCCATTTCGCTGAGCAGGAGCAGATGTTTCTGGCCCTCGGTTCCTTCTGGCCTAATGGAACGCGCCAAACACAGTCGGTCATTGTACGGGTGTCTTATGTGCAAGTAAATGGTGGTGTTTTACAGGGAGTGGGGGTAACTTAGGGCACGATCCACTCGACTGCGCGCCGGCGCAGGAAGTGGAGGAAGTTGAGGAGCTGCCGGCTGGAACGGCTCTCCAGATCAGTCGAGTCGCAGTTGCCGAGGCGAACGGATCGTGAAAGAGAGTGCTACGAACTGAAGCTAGAAGAACACCCCCTAGAGACTGTGGAGTAACCCCCAGTACAGTGCCAGCATGTCGCAGCATAACTACACAAACCCGGCCTTTTGCCAGAACAGCGAGTTCTACCCAGTGCCCAGTGGTAACAGCTCCTCGCGCGCAGTGGAGTCCATCTACAACAGGAGTCTCCAGATGAACTTCGGGGCAGCTTCGCCGCGTGCTCCGCGAGATCCCCGCGAGGGTCCCCTGCGAATGCAGCGTAGCATGTCCACGCGGTCGGTGACGCGGAAACAACACCAGCAGAAGCAGCatgtgcagcagcaacaccagcagcaacaactccagcagcagcagctccagccaCACCAGATCAATCAACCCATGCAAAAGGCCGCTTCTAGTGGCCGCTATGCCTTGGTTCCCCTGGAGGAACTGAACAGCAGTAGGGCCAGTAGATACGCCATAGTTCCCGGCCAGGCGGCCCAGAGATTGGCCCGATCGCAGGATGACCTGGACCGCTATAGCTCCAGGCATGGactgcaggaggaggaggagccgcaCTCCTTCCACGAGGAACCCCACCAGGAGACGCAGTTCGCCAGCCTGCCGCCCGTGCTCAATCTGCCGCCCAAGCCCAGGAACACCAGTGGCAATCCCAATCAAACCCAGATAAAGCATGCTTTCAGCAGCGACTTCGGCAGCAAGACCTTTTTGATAGTGGACAAGAACAGCAACCAGCGGTATCAGATGGTGCCCACGGccgaggacgaggagctgGTGGACGAGAACCAGGAGATCATACAGATGCACAATGGCCGGGCCCACCGCTATGCAGTGGTGCCCACGGATGCGGATGATGATGAGGATCTGCAGGacgagcaggagcagcaggagacCTGCTTGAGCAACATGGAGCTGAGTCAGCAGTATGCGGCCAGGACCTCGACTCCACAGCAGAGGAATGCGGCGGCTGCCACCAGGGCGCTGCACGAGCTCCTGACCACGCCCAGGAAGATGCAGCCGCCCCCGAGACTGGCCCACTCCACGCCCCGGAATGCCGCCCACCacgagcagctgcagctggagaGGAGGCTGGAGATCTACAAGAGCCAGCAGATCTACCAGAGCCAGCAGGTCAGCGGGTCACTGGGAGCTCCTCCCAGCCTGCCCCTCCGGCAGAGCAGACTCTCCCCCCAGCGGCTGCACTACGAGACGGTGAAGCCCCTGCCCATGCAGATGGCCGACCGCTCCATGGCGGTGATCAGTCCCAGAgtccaggagcaggagcacgAGCGGGAGCAGGACCTGAGCAGCATCCAGGGCAAGGCGAAGAACAACAACTCGTACCCCCAGAAGATGGCCAACGCCACCATCACGCTGGCCGTCGTCTCCCTGATGCTCGTCCTGGGCAGCACCATGAACGCGGGACTCATCATCTACATGATTGGCCACGTAAGTAGTCGAAAACGGATTTCAAACCTTACTGAAACCCGGAAAATTATCTGAATTTGAGAGCTGAAAGGTATCTGAATGTCTTAATGTGTTGAGATACCGATGAACAGATACAACGATAATTTTCAGGAGTTGGAGTACGTAATTATCAACACCTCAACAACtcaaattttcctttttagcTTGGAAAGTCCTTCTACCTGCAGTTCGGCCTGGTAGCCTCCTTCTCCGGAATGGGATTGGGCTTCCTGGGGTTCAAGTCGCGCCACTGCGAGTGGCTGCCGAACAGGAGCTACAGTTCCGGGTACATCCTGGTCACCGTGTTCTGCCTCTTCAAGTCCTGCGGATTGCTGGTGATTCTGGTGGTGGACCCCTTCCCC is a window of Drosophila biarmipes strain raj3 chromosome 3R, RU_DBia_V1.1, whole genome shotgun sequence DNA encoding:
- the LOC108025411 gene encoding putative mediator of RNA polymerase II transcription subunit 26; the encoded protein is MSQHNYTNPAFCQNSEFYPVPSGNSSSRAVESIYNRSLQMNFGAASPRAPRDPREGPLRMQRSMSTRSVTRKQHQQKQHVQQQHQQQQLQQQQLQPHQINQPMQKAASSGRYALVPLEELNSSRASRYAIVPGQAAQRLARSQDDLDRYSSRHGLQEEEEPHSFHEEPHQETQFASLPPVLNLPPKPRNTSGNPNQTQIKHAFSSDFGSKTFLIVDKNSNQRYQMVPTAEDEELVDENQEIIQMHNGRAHRYAVVPTDADDDEDLQDEQEQQETCLSNMELSQQYAARTSTPQQRNAAAATRALHELLTTPRKMQPPPRLAHSTPRNAAHHEQLQLERRLEIYKSQQIYQSQQVSGSLGAPPSLPLRQSRLSPQRLHYETVKPLPMQMADRSMAVISPRVQEQEHEREQDLSSIQGKAKNNNSYPQKMANATITLAVVSLMLVLGSTMNAGLIIYMIGHLGKSFYLQFGLVASFSGMGLGFLGFKSRHCEWLPNRSYSSGYILVTVFCLFKSCGLLVILVVDPFPGFPVHDVTTGVILGLSMFTMFFIALGVLGSLWCHRPPPDNRVNVV